The nucleotide window CGCACCGTTCCGTTTCCATCCACTAGTTCCACCCTGAAAAACCCGGGCCGCTCATCCATAAATCCGATATGCAGATCGTGACCGATGAGAAATCCTTCGATAACCTTGCGGGCCTCAGCAGCCGTTTTGATGGTAGCCTTGGCACCGTAACAACCGCACTTTCCGTTCTTTTGATAACCACCAAACGGTATTAGAGAATTGGGTTCTTTAGCAAAAGCGGGTGTGGTCATCAGTACGGCCAGGGTTGCATAGAGCGTAATAGATGTTATGTGTGGCTTTTTCATGACAGAGTACCATTGTTGTCTGTTGTTGGTGTGTACGTCCTTACCTGTTTTGATAGGCCGCCTGCATCCTTCCCATCCCTCTGCCCATTCCCATTCCACAGCCCATACCGCATCCTCCCCCGCCCGGACCCGGCAGGCCGTTACTGGTTGCGATGGTGGTAATTTTAGCCTGTAGATCGGTCATTTCTTTGGTGAGTGTCGCAACCCTGCCTGCGTCAACCGGCTGCTTGAGATACTCGTTGCGCAACTCAACTTTCTTGAGCATCATTTCGTTACGCAGAGTCGTGGTCTCGTCCTGAAACTTCTTGACAGCCTCGACACTGACCGGCGTCCCTTGAGCGACCATGCCACCTCCGTACCCCCACGGCCCGGCAAAAGCTGTGCCTGCAAATGCCAAAAGCCCTACCCCGATTACTGTTGCTATGTTTGTTTTCATGGCCAATTACCTCCTTACAAGATGTTTGATACAGTTGAACAGTAACAGGTAAGAGTGAAATGAGTGTGAGCAAATTGTGAAAGAATTGTGATATCAGTCCGGGGAAGAGAGCTTGACAAGCTCGGTAATACACAATACCATGTAATAGTGTTTTGCCCAAGGAGGCACAATGAATCAAAAAGAGAAAACGGAACTACCTGCTTGTACCCTCAAGCCCACCCTGGAGGAACGGAGTCTGATTACTTCCACGGAGAGTGGAGAACTCGTAGCTTTGTTCAAAGTTCTCGCCAACGAGACACGGCTTCGTTTGCTTCACGCCTTGGCTCGCGCGGGAGAGTTGTGTGTGACGGAGCTGGCGGCTGCCGTGGGGATGAAGCCACAAGCTGTTTCCAATCAGTTGCAACGCCTTGCTGACCGAGGCATCATCATGTCCACCCGACAAGGAAACAACATATATTACCGTGTAGCTGACCCGTGTGCGCTCAGTCTCCTCAGCCTCGGTTTCTGCCTTGTCGAGGAGGCCAAGCAGCGCGTCGGCGGATTATAAGGACGGGTTCGATAATGAAGAGGACGTATGCGTTCCAAGGTGAAACGGTAACGCTTAACAAAAAGTCCTAAACAACAAGGAGGTCAAATCATGGAAAAGAAACCCAATGAAGTGAATCCAGGCAAAAAAGGACTCTGGACAATACTCAAGGAGTCAATGAATAAGTCGAGCAGCGGTTGCGGTCCAGGGTGTGGTTGCCATGTCGAGAATCAGGATAAAGAGAAGCAACAGAAAGATGCGCCGGAAAAACCGTAAACGACAAGGAGCAAGCTGATGGTTCGACAAGATGATTCGCGAAACGTGCAGGAAATCCTGATCTTTACGCTTGTTCCGGTAATAGTGGGAGTGCTGACCCTGGCCGCTTGGCTATTGGGGCGTTGGCAGGTCGACCCTGCGTTTCTGGCTGCCGGACTTGCCCTAATTGCCACTGTTTTCGGTGGATGGCAGCGCTTTCTGGCGGGCTTTCGTGACATCGCACACCGCAAGATCACGGTCAACGTATTCGTGACAATAGCTATTTTCGTTACCATAGCCGCCGGAGAGTTTGTACCTGCGGCGGTGATCATTCTGATTATGGCCGTGGTCGGAGCTTTGGAGTCGTACACGCTCGACAAGACACGCCGGAGTATCCGTGGCCTGCTTGACCTCACCCCGCCGATGGCAAACGT belongs to Geobacter sp. SVR and includes:
- a CDS encoding metalloregulator ArsR/SmtB family transcription factor, producing the protein MNQKEKTELPACTLKPTLEERSLITSTESGELVALFKVLANETRLRLLHALARAGELCVTELAAAVGMKPQAVSNQLQRLADRGIIMSTRQGNNIYYRVADPCALSLLSLGFCLVEEAKQRVGGL